From one Brachypodium distachyon strain Bd21 chromosome 4, Brachypodium_distachyon_v3.0, whole genome shotgun sequence genomic stretch:
- the LOC100833508 gene encoding glutathione synthetase, chloroplastic: MPSSCVSSPSSSHRHQCVGRLLAPPVPRASLAAVRPSLRRSFVSLRATSTEAAAGPDVAPTGDAGKAAAVRAEMAEAAAVWCALHGLVVGDRADPRSGTVPGVGLVHAPFSLLPARFPSSFWKQACELAPIFNELVDRVSLDGEFLQSSLSRTRQVDDFTARLLEIHAKMMAVNKKEDIRLGLHRSDYMLDSETNSLLQIELNTISTSFPGLGSLVSKLHRSLLNRYGEVLGLDSERIPPNWAASQFAEALYKAWAEYHHDSAVVMMVVQPEERNMYDQYWLVNHLKESHGVTAIRKTLAQVEAEGQVLPDGTLVVDGRRVAVVYFRAGYAPNDYPSEVEWSGRLLIEESSAIKCPSISYHLVGTKKIQQELAKPNVLERFVDNKTHIAKLRKCFAGLWSLDNDEIVKSAIEKPDLFVLKPQREGGGNNLYGHDLRETLIRLQKEQGEALAAYILMQRIFPRASLTQLVQGGVCFEDLTISELGIFGAYLRNKDNIVINDQCGYLMRTKVSSSNEGGVAAGFAVLDSIILTDE; encoded by the exons ATGCCCTCCTCCTGcgtctcctccccctcctcctctcaccGCCACCAATGCgtcggccgcctcctcgctccCCCCGTCCCGCGGGCGAGCCTCGCCGCCGTGCGGCCCTCTCTACGCCGAAGCTTCGTGTCCCTGAGGGCGACGAGCAccgaggccgcggcgggcCCGGACGTGGCGCCGACAGGGGATGctgggaaggcggcggcggtgcgggcggagatggcggaggcggcggccgtttGGTGCGCCTTGCACGGGCTCGTCGTCGGCGACCGCGCCGACCCG AGATCGGGAACAGTCCCAGGTGTCGGCCTGGTTCATGCTCCATTTTCGCTACTTCCGGCACGTTTTCCATCATCTTTTTGGAAGCAAGCATGCGAACTGGCTCCTATTTTCAATGAGCTCGTGGACCGTGTGAGCTTGGATGGGGAGTTCTTACAAAGTTCTTTGTCTAG AACAAGGCAGGTTGACGATTTCACTGCTAGGCTGTTGGAAATTCATGCAAAGATGATGGCAGTAAACAAGAAGGAG GACATCCGCTTAGGGTTGCACCGATCTGACTACATGCTGGATTCTGAAACAAATTCACTTCTTCAAATTGAGCTCAACACTATCTCAACCTCATTTCCTGGTCTTGGCTCCCTTGTTAGCAAACTTCACAG GAGCTTACTTAATCGATATGGTGAAGTGTTAGGTCTTGATTCTGAAAGGATTCCCCCAAATTGGGCAGCCAGTCAATTTGCTGAAGCATTGTACAAAGCATGGGCTGAGTATCATCATGACAG TGCTGTAGTTATGATGGTTGTTCAAcctgaagaaagaaatatgTACGATCAATACTGGCTCGTCAATCATTTGAAGGAATC GCATGGTGTGACGGCTATTAGGAAAACTTTGGCACAGGTGGAGGCCGAAGGGCAGGTGCTCCCGGATGGAACGCTTGTGGT AGATGGTCGGCGTGTTGCTGTTGTGTACTTTAGAGCTGGGTATGCGCCAAACGATTACCCTTCAGAAGTG GAATGGAGTGGAAGGCTTTTGATTGAAGAGTCATCCGCTATTAAGTGCCCTTCGATATCCTACCACTTAGTGGGAACGAAAAAGATCCAGCAAGAACTAGCAAAGCCTAATGTTCTTGAAAG ATTTGTTGACAACAAGACACACATTGCCAAGCTACGGAAATGTTTCGCAGGGTTATGGAGCTTGGACAATGATGAAATAGTGAAATCAGCAATAGAAAAACCTGACTTGTTTGTCCTTAAACCTCAGCGAGAAGGTGGAG GGAACAACTTGTATGGTCATGATTTGAGAGAAACGCTGATCAGATTGCAGaaggaacagggagaggcaCTTGCGGCCTACATTTTGATGCAGCGGATTTTTCCCAGAGCTTCTCTTACTCAGCTTGTCCAGGGCGGTGTTTGCTTTGAGGACCTTACAATCTCTGAGCTTGGAATATTCGGAGCTTACCTGCG GAACAAAGACAATATAGTCATAAATGATCAGTGTGGTTACTTAATGCGCACAAAAGTTTCTTCATCAAACGAAGGTGGAGTTGCTGCAGGATTTGCTGTTCTGGACAGCATTATCCTCACAGATGAG TGA